From the genome of Fusobacterium varium, one region includes:
- the rng gene encoding Ribonuclease G has product MNQIVINIDEFQSRAAIIEDGKVVEILIEREEEGRINGSIYKGKVANVLPGMESAFVNIGLEKNGFLYVNDLREFEEKYLDGILNSSRPIEDILNVGDDVVVQILNEPRGTKGARVTTHFTIPGKYLVLMPNNDHIAISKKIKDEKERERLESIFKEIKPENMGVIIRTAAFGKSEFHFEREIEYLVKKWEDIEKKIKGAKIGEVLYKDNGIITTVLRDIFSNDIDELIVDNEDVYWEVIDYINAFSEKTLKTKIKLYKDGKEKDIFDLYGINEEIDKALNEVVWLECGGYLVIQKTEALISIDVNTGKNTGSLNLEETVVNTNIEAAKEIPRQLRLRNFGGIIIIDFIDMRVEEDKIKVLEALEKHLQKDRIKNNIVHFTDLGLVEMTRKRSGKPLAYYFQEVCPCCNGTGKIKSKDALIHELMKEIKICSEDKDISTIKVRLSKNLIESFKEIYFEIIKEFLKMKKKAIELEVDTNNSCQYEIILVK; this is encoded by the coding sequence ATGAATCAGATAGTAATTAATATAGATGAATTTCAATCTAGAGCAGCGATAATAGAAGATGGAAAAGTTGTAGAGATACTGATAGAAAGAGAAGAAGAAGGAAGAATAAATGGAAGCATATATAAGGGAAAAGTAGCCAATGTCCTTCCTGGAATGGAATCAGCTTTTGTAAATATTGGATTAGAAAAAAATGGATTTCTTTATGTGAATGATTTAAGAGAATTTGAAGAAAAATACTTAGATGGAATATTAAATAGTAGTAGACCAATTGAAGATATATTAAATGTAGGAGATGATGTAGTAGTACAGATACTTAATGAACCTCGTGGAACAAAGGGAGCCAGAGTTACTACACATTTTACAATACCAGGAAAATACTTGGTTCTTATGCCTAATAATGATCATATAGCTATTTCAAAAAAAATAAAAGATGAAAAGGAAAGAGAAAGATTAGAGAGTATATTTAAAGAAATAAAACCTGAAAATATGGGTGTAATAATAAGAACTGCAGCTTTTGGGAAAAGTGAATTTCATTTTGAAAGAGAAATAGAATATCTTGTAAAAAAGTGGGAAGATATAGAAAAAAAAATAAAAGGTGCTAAAATAGGTGAAGTACTTTATAAAGATAATGGAATTATCACAACAGTATTAAGAGATATTTTTTCCAATGATATAGATGAACTTATAGTAGATAATGAAGATGTATATTGGGAAGTTATAGATTATATCAATGCTTTCAGTGAGAAGACTCTTAAAACAAAAATAAAATTGTATAAAGATGGGAAAGAAAAAGATATCTTTGATTTATATGGAATAAATGAAGAGATAGACAAAGCACTTAATGAAGTAGTATGGCTAGAGTGTGGAGGATATCTTGTTATACAAAAGACAGAAGCTCTTATTAGTATTGATGTAAATACAGGAAAAAATACTGGAAGTTTGAATCTTGAAGAAACAGTTGTAAATACTAATATAGAAGCGGCCAAAGAAATACCTAGACAACTTAGGCTTAGAAATTTTGGTGGGATAATAATAATAGATTTCATTGATATGAGAGTAGAAGAAGATAAAATAAAAGTATTGGAAGCTTTAGAAAAGCATCTGCAAAAAGATAGAATAAAAAATAATATAGTGCACTTTACTGATCTTGGGCTTGTGGAAATGACAAGGAAGCGTTCAGGAAAACCTTTAGCATACTATTTTCAAGAGGTATGCCCATGCTGTAATGGAACAGGAAAAATCAAATCAAAAGATGCACTTATCCATGAACTTATGAAGGAAATTAAAATATGTTCTGAAGATAAAGATATCAGTACAATAAAAGTAAGATTATCAAAAAATCTTATAGAATCTTTTAAAGAAATATATTTTGAAATTATTAAAGAGTTCTTAAAAATGAAGAAAAAAGCTATAGAATTAGAAGTGGATACAAATAATAGTTGCCAATATGAAATAATTCTGGTTAAATAG
- the coaD gene encoding Phosphopantetheine adenylyltransferase, translated as MKIGVYAGSFDPITKGHYDVIKKSLKITDKLIVAVMNNSNKKGWFSLEERKNMIKLLVGEENDRIEVKSFDGLLINFMKENGADIIIRGLRAVSDYEYELGYAFANHDLSYGEVETVFIPAAREYMYLSSSSVREAAMVGARLDIFVDDKIAEIVKEKVKTIKG; from the coding sequence ATGAAAATAGGTGTTTATGCTGGAAGTTTTGATCCTATAACTAAGGGACACTATGATGTTATAAAAAAATCATTAAAAATAACAGATAAGCTCATTGTAGCTGTTATGAATAATAGTAATAAGAAAGGTTGGTTTTCTCTTGAAGAGAGAAAAAATATGATAAAGCTCTTAGTAGGAGAAGAGAATGATAGAATAGAGGTAAAAAGTTTTGATGGACTTTTGATAAATTTTATGAAAGAAAATGGAGCAGATATAATAATCAGAGGATTAAGAGCAGTTTCAGATTATGAATATGAATTAGGCTATGCTTTTGCTAATCATGATCTTTCTTATGGAGAAGTAGAAACTGTATTTATTCCAGCTGCAAGAGAATATATGTATTTAAGTTCAAGTTCTGTAAGAGAAGCAGCTATGGTGGGAGCTAGACTTGATATATTTGTAGATGATAAGATAGCTGAGATAGTAAAGGAAAAAGTAAAAACTATCAAAGGATAG
- the lon gene encoding Lon protease: MAKNKSFYVCSECGYKSSKWLGKCPQCNEWGTFEEEIEIISAGAPVVSSVISVKETAEKVYSFSDIKMEDMYRYKTGIEEFDRVLGGGLLQGEVVLVTGNPGIGKSTLLLQVADRYTSYGTVIYISGEESPSQVKNRGERLKISAKDLFLMAETDVSNIYEYLIAKKPKVVIVDSIQTLYNSSIDSIPGTPTQIRECTLKIIELAKKYNISFFIVGHITKDGKVAGPKMLEHMVDAVFNFEGEEGLFYRILRSTKNRFGSTNELAVFSMEEDGMKEIKNSSEYFLSERDEKNAGSMVVPVLEGTKVFLLEIQTLLTESNIGIPKRIVQGFDRNRIQILTAIAEKKMHMSLAMKDMFVNIPGGLSIEDPAADLAVLISLLSVYRGVEISQKIAAIGELGLRGEIRKVFFIEKRLRELEKLGFKGVYIPEANRKEIEKNSYKYKLKLIYLKNLEELLERMNKDGQ; the protein is encoded by the coding sequence GTGGCTAAAAATAAAAGTTTTTATGTTTGCAGTGAATGTGGATATAAATCATCTAAATGGCTGGGAAAGTGTCCTCAATGTAATGAATGGGGTACTTTTGAAGAAGAAATAGAGATAATATCAGCTGGAGCACCTGTAGTTTCTTCAGTAATTTCTGTAAAAGAAACTGCTGAAAAAGTGTATTCTTTTTCAGATATAAAAATGGAAGATATGTATAGATATAAAACAGGAATAGAAGAATTTGATAGAGTGCTTGGAGGAGGACTTTTACAAGGAGAAGTAGTACTTGTAACTGGTAATCCAGGAATAGGAAAGTCAACACTTTTACTTCAAGTTGCAGATAGATACACTTCATATGGAACAGTCATATATATTTCCGGAGAGGAATCTCCTTCTCAAGTAAAGAATAGAGGAGAAAGACTTAAAATAAGTGCTAAAGATTTATTTCTTATGGCTGAAACAGATGTTTCTAATATTTATGAGTACCTTATAGCCAAAAAACCTAAAGTAGTAATAGTAGATTCAATACAGACATTGTATAATTCATCAATAGATTCTATACCAGGAACACCTACACAAATAAGAGAATGTACTTTAAAAATAATAGAGCTTGCTAAAAAATACAATATATCATTTTTTATAGTTGGACATATAACTAAAGATGGAAAAGTAGCAGGGCCAAAAATGCTTGAACATATGGTAGATGCTGTTTTTAATTTTGAAGGAGAAGAAGGACTTTTTTACAGAATTTTAAGAAGTACTAAAAATAGATTTGGGTCAACTAATGAACTAGCTGTTTTCAGTATGGAAGAAGATGGAATGAAAGAAATAAAAAATTCTTCAGAGTACTTTTTAAGTGAAAGAGATGAAAAAAATGCTGGGAGTATGGTAGTTCCAGTTTTAGAAGGAACAAAAGTATTCCTTTTAGAAATACAGACACTTCTTACAGAATCAAATATAGGAATACCTAAAAGAATAGTTCAAGGATTTGATAGAAATAGAATACAAATACTTACTGCAATAGCAGAAAAGAAAATGCATATGAGTCTTGCTATGAAAGATATGTTTGTGAATATACCTGGAGGTCTAAGTATAGAAGATCCAGCAGCAGATCTTGCTGTTCTTATATCCCTTTTATCTGTTTATAGAGGAGTAGAAATAAGTCAGAAAATAGCAGCCATTGGGGAGTTAGGATTAAGAGGAGAAATCAGAAAAGTTTTTTTTATTGAAAAAAGGCTGAGAGAACTAGAAAAATTAGGATTCAAAGGAGTCTATATTCCAGAAGCTAATAGAAAAGAAATAGAAAAAAATAGTTATAAATATAAATTAAAATTAATATATTTAAAAAATTTAGAAGAACTTTTAGAAAGGATGAACAAGGATGGTCAATAA
- the disA gene encoding DNA integrity scanning protein DisA: protein MVNKKLEEMLLQITPGTPLREGVYNIIDAGIGALIVVGMDEAVEKMLDGGFYINCEYTPERIFELAKMDGAIIVDEECKTIIYANVHLQVDRKYSSEESGTRHRTAQRAGKQTSKLVIAVSERRKTISLYKGEMRYKLKDMSEIMNEASQALKTMERYRYVLDKSLANLTILELDDIVTIYDAALVLQRFEMMMRIEEELKGYVLELGVEGRLIELQLEDLAQDIHEEMLEFLSDYKSEDVEYESILAQLREFNNTELLEIENFASVLGYKKSYSSLDNKISPKGYRILGKISKLTKKDIEKLVSNYGELSSIQEAPIEELSDTKLSKLKIKAIKNGLKRLKFTVELEK from the coding sequence ATGGTCAATAAAAAACTTGAAGAAATGCTCTTGCAGATAACTCCTGGAACACCTCTGAGAGAAGGAGTGTACAATATAATTGATGCAGGTATAGGAGCATTAATAGTAGTTGGTATGGATGAAGCAGTGGAAAAGATGCTTGATGGTGGGTTTTATATAAACTGTGAATATACACCAGAAAGAATATTTGAATTAGCTAAAATGGACGGAGCTATAATAGTTGATGAAGAATGTAAAACAATTATATATGCAAATGTACATCTTCAAGTTGACAGAAAATATTCATCTGAAGAAAGTGGAACTAGGCACAGAACAGCTCAAAGAGCAGGTAAGCAAACTAGTAAATTAGTAATAGCTGTATCTGAAAGAAGAAAAACAATAAGTTTATATAAAGGTGAAATGAGATATAAACTTAAAGATATGTCTGAAATAATGAATGAAGCATCACAGGCTTTAAAAACTATGGAAAGATACAGATATGTTTTAGATAAGTCATTGGCAAATCTAACTATACTGGAACTTGATGACATAGTTACTATTTATGATGCTGCATTGGTTTTACAGAGATTTGAAATGATGATGAGAATAGAAGAAGAATTAAAAGGATATGTATTAGAGCTGGGAGTAGAAGGAAGACTAATAGAGCTTCAATTAGAAGATTTAGCTCAAGATATACATGAAGAGATGCTAGAATTTTTAAGTGACTACAAGAGTGAAGATGTTGAATATGAAAGTATTCTTGCACAACTTAGAGAATTTAATAATACTGAACTACTTGAGATTGAAAATTTTGCAAGTGTACTTGGGTATAAGAAAAGTTACAGCAGCTTAGATAATAAAATAAGCCCTAAAGGATATAGAATTCTTGGGAAAATAAGTAAACTTACAAAAAAGGATATTGAAAAACTTGTATCAAATTATGGAGAACTTTCTTCTATACAAGAAGCTCCTATTGAAGAATTATCAGATACAAAATTGAGTAAACTGAAGATAAAAGCTATAAAAAATGGTCTTAAAAGACTTAAATTTACAGTAGAATTAGAAAAATAA
- a CDS encoding bile acid transporter yields the protein MKLLNKLSDFLGKYFIVLVLLMVVAAMVLPQAFITLGKTRVFGQSLVTVGLGSIMFVMGLTLNEKDFKVIVTRPKDVFIGCLAQFTVMPLMAYFLAKTLRLPPELAVGLVLLGTCPGGTASNVMTYLAKGDVALSIGMTTVSTLAAPLLTPALTYFLAGQWVEINMYAMLLDIVKVVIVPIFLGMAVHKAFGEKVHKVSKVLVIIPIVCILMIMGLCVAPNKMNLINSGAVLIMAVCLHNWFGFILGYAIGIFTKMDNSKKKALSIEVGLQNSGLAVGLAAQFVNPLCALPAAVATVVHQVSGSLLANVFSGNLSFNFFRRRVKSAANISMMNK from the coding sequence ATGAAATTATTAAATAAATTAAGCGATTTTTTAGGAAAGTATTTTATTGTTCTAGTTTTACTTATGGTAGTAGCAGCTATGGTATTGCCACAGGCATTTATTACTTTGGGAAAAACAAGAGTTTTTGGGCAGTCTTTAGTAACAGTAGGACTGGGATCTATTATGTTTGTTATGGGACTTACTCTTAATGAGAAAGACTTTAAAGTAATTGTAACAAGACCTAAAGATGTATTTATAGGGTGTCTTGCTCAATTTACTGTAATGCCATTAATGGCTTACTTTTTGGCAAAAACATTAAGACTTCCACCAGAATTGGCAGTTGGGCTGGTTTTATTAGGAACTTGTCCAGGAGGAACTGCAAGCAATGTTATGACTTATCTGGCGAAAGGAGATGTAGCTCTTTCAATTGGAATGACTACTGTATCAACATTAGCAGCCCCTCTTTTAACACCAGCTCTTACATATTTTTTAGCAGGTCAGTGGGTAGAAATCAATATGTATGCTATGCTTCTTGATATCGTAAAAGTTGTTATTGTTCCTATCTTTTTAGGTATGGCAGTTCATAAAGCATTTGGAGAAAAAGTGCATAAAGTATCTAAAGTACTAGTAATTATTCCAATTGTATGTATTTTGATGATTATGGGATTATGTGTAGCACCTAATAAAATGAATCTTATTAATTCTGGAGCTGTTCTTATTATGGCTGTATGCCTTCATAATTGGTTTGGATTTATTTTAGGATATGCTATTGGAATATTTACTAAAATGGATAATTCTAAGAAAAAAGCACTTTCTATTGAAGTTGGCTTACAAAATTCTGGATTAGCAGTAGGATTAGCAGCACAATTTGTAAATCCTCTATGTGCATTACCGGCAGCAGTGGCTACTGTAGTACATCAGGTTTCAGGTTCTTTGTTAGCTAATGTATTTTCAGGAAATTTATCATTCAATTTTTTCAGAAGAAGAGTCAAATCAGCAGCTAATATCAGCATGATGAACAAATAA
- the gldA_1 gene encoding Glycerol dehydrogenase — protein MSNRNVFLPNYTIGDSAYNEVIKVCSNYGKKVVFIGGKTALEKASHLVKNLMAGSDLEVIDTLWYGGEAAYANVEKLKEESTVHEADMVFAFGGGKAIDTCKVLTGDLNKPLFVFPTISSTCAAVTSVCAIYNVDGVFEGLYWRKTPAEHTFINTKIIAEAPDKYLWAGIGDTLAKGYEPEFSSRGRKLDHPNALGVTLSKLCQEPLVEYGSKALVDCKENKVSDDLEETVLSIIVNTGLVSNHVINDYNSCVAHAMCYGFSTMPKVEHNHLHGEIVSYGVLVQLMLDNNTKEIDKLLPFYREIGLPTSYKDFGVTREEMEGVLQKASEVNDVKVAAMNITKDKLAEAVDRLEKYVRG, from the coding sequence ATGTCAAATAGAAATGTATTTTTACCAAATTATACTATTGGAGATTCAGCATATAATGAAGTTATAAAAGTTTGTTCTAACTATGGAAAAAAAGTTGTATTCATTGGAGGAAAAACAGCTTTGGAAAAAGCAAGCCATTTAGTGAAAAATTTAATGGCAGGAAGTGATTTAGAAGTAATAGATACTTTGTGGTATGGAGGAGAAGCAGCTTATGCTAACGTGGAAAAATTAAAAGAAGAGAGTACAGTCCATGAGGCAGATATGGTATTTGCTTTTGGTGGAGGAAAAGCTATAGATACTTGTAAAGTGCTTACAGGTGATTTGAATAAACCTCTGTTTGTATTCCCAACTATTTCATCTACTTGTGCAGCTGTAACATCAGTATGTGCTATTTACAATGTAGATGGAGTATTTGAAGGATTGTATTGGAGGAAGACACCTGCTGAACATACCTTTATTAATACAAAAATTATAGCTGAAGCACCAGATAAATATTTATGGGCTGGAATTGGAGATACTCTGGCAAAAGGATATGAACCTGAATTTTCATCGAGAGGAAGAAAATTGGATCACCCTAATGCTTTAGGAGTTACATTATCTAAGCTTTGTCAGGAGCCTTTAGTAGAATATGGATCAAAAGCTTTAGTGGATTGCAAAGAAAATAAAGTATCTGATGATCTTGAAGAAACTGTTCTGTCTATTATTGTAAATACAGGACTTGTATCTAATCATGTTATCAATGATTATAACAGCTGTGTAGCTCATGCAATGTGTTATGGATTTTCTACTATGCCAAAAGTAGAACATAATCATCTTCATGGAGAGATTGTATCATATGGAGTATTAGTACAGTTAATGTTGGATAATAATACTAAAGAAATAGATAAGCTTCTTCCATTTTATAGAGAGATAGGTCTTCCTACATCTTATAAAGATTTTGGAGTAACAAGAGAAGAGATGGAAGGAGTATTGCAAAAAGCTTCTGAAGTAAATGATGTCAAAGTAGCAGCTATGAATATTACAAAAGATAAACTTGCAGAGGCAGTAGATAGACTGGAAAAATATGTGAGAGGATAA
- a CDS encoding Putative multidrug export ATP-binding/permease protein SAV1866 translates to MLQGKITLGGLSSFVIYSKLFNRPIASISEAYSIIQTVLVSAERFFQFMDQNEDLDTGKKNIDFNVLKGNIEFKNVDFAYNEETPVLKNLSFKTGNGEVVAIVGPTGGGKTTIVNLLMRFYDVTSGEILLDGINIEEYKKSEIRKLFGMVLQDSWLFTGTIKDNISYGNNNISFDKVVESAKLACAHDFIMKFPDGYDTIISEDNMILSQGQKQLITIARIIASDPKFLILDEATSGVDTRTEIRLQKAIANLIKGRTSFIIAHRLSTIKNADLILVLKDGKIAEQGTHDELMNKNGFYFNLYSTQYAL, encoded by the coding sequence ATGCTTCAAGGTAAAATAACTCTTGGAGGACTTTCAAGCTTTGTTATTTACTCTAAACTTTTTAACAGACCTATAGCAAGTATATCAGAAGCATATAGCATTATTCAGACTGTTTTAGTCAGTGCTGAAAGATTTTTTCAATTCATGGACCAAAATGAAGATTTGGATACTGGTAAGAAAAATATTGATTTCAATGTTTTAAAAGGAAATATAGAATTTAAAAATGTAGATTTTGCATATAATGAAGAAACTCCTGTACTTAAAAATCTTTCATTTAAGACTGGAAATGGAGAAGTTGTTGCTATAGTTGGTCCAACTGGAGGAGGAAAAACTACTATTGTAAACCTCTTAATGAGATTCTATGATGTAACATCTGGAGAAATACTGTTAGACGGAATAAATATAGAGGAATATAAAAAAAGCGAAATAAGAAAACTATTTGGTATGGTTCTTCAAGATAGCTGGTTGTTCACAGGTACTATAAAAGATAATATAAGCTATGGAAATAATAATATTTCATTTGATAAAGTTGTAGAAAGTGCAAAACTTGCCTGTGCCCATGACTTCATAATGAAATTTCCTGATGGATATGATACTATAATAAGTGAAGATAATATGATACTTTCTCAAGGGCAAAAACAGCTTATTACAATAGCGAGAATTATTGCTTCTGATCCTAAGTTTCTAATTCTTGATGAAGCTACAAGTGGGGTTGATACAAGAACAGAAATAAGACTGCAAAAAGCCATTGCTAATCTTATCAAAGGCAGAACAAGTTTCATAATAGCTCATAGGCTCTCTACTATCAAAAATGCTGACCTTATCCTTGTATTAAAAGATGGAAAAATAGCTGAACAGGGAACACATGATGAATTGATGAATAAAAATGGTTTTTATTTCAATCTATACAGTACTCAATATGCTTTATAA
- a CDS encoding putative multidrug transporter membrane\ATP-binding components, which translates to MKYNLFKKLLPYLKKYKLEFIFLIFLAIIGNLLTLAGPYLVGKGINQIHFQMNKSDFIQLGKLSILLLFSYITGAILTLIQNIKMNIISQDIVNKMRKDGIEKIHKFPLKYFDGISQGNIISIMINDIDNISGSLSQIGTRVIVNILTIFTALGIMLYISPSLTLIQLFLVSFTGVFLKK; encoded by the coding sequence GTGAAGTATAATCTATTTAAAAAATTACTCCCTTATTTAAAAAAATACAAATTAGAATTCATTTTTCTAATTTTTCTAGCAATAATAGGAAATCTTCTAACTTTAGCAGGTCCTTATCTTGTAGGAAAAGGAATAAATCAAATACATTTTCAAATGAATAAAAGTGATTTTATTCAACTCGGAAAACTATCTATACTTCTACTTTTTTCATATATAACTGGTGCAATCCTTACTTTAATACAAAATATAAAAATGAATATAATATCACAAGATATTGTAAATAAAATGAGAAAAGATGGAATAGAAAAAATACATAAATTCCCACTAAAATATTTTGATGGTATTTCACAAGGAAATATTATCAGTATAATGATAAATGATATTGATAATATAAGTGGTTCTCTTTCTCAAATAGGAACAAGGGTAATAGTGAATATACTCACTATATTCACTGCTTTGGGAATAATGTTGTATATTAGTCCCTCTCTTACTTTGATACAACTCTTTCTAGTTTCTTTTACTGGAGTATTTTTAAAAAAATAA
- a CDS encoding Putative multidrug export ATP-binding/permease protein SAV1866 has product MFKFFKPFIPKAILAALFKMGEAFCDLSLPLIMAKIIDIGVSNKDLTYITKMGGTMVGIALIGYICSIFCNYFSVHSTQNFGASLRDKVFTKIQSFNFVHLNKFTQASLITRMTKDVDQIMNMFLMCIRMVLRGLVTGIGAVIMAVTINPVLAILFIFIVPTIVGTTMYYMKKSFGIYAEVQKKLDNLTLVMRENLTGIRVIRALSKEKIEAERFKEKNDDLKLKTIEADNLMASKLPFITLIMNIGVVAVLWFGGIRVNYGKMHLGEVVAFINYLNMLLFSMNALSFLFTLYSRTAISYRRVKEVLFENIDNLSEEEFEKIFTDTVIEFKNVSFSYDNTDNYILENINLKIKRGENIGIIGGIGSGKTSLIALIPKFYEVTKGEILIDGVNVNKYKEKELRNKIGIVMQKSFLFSQSIEQNIKWGKENASDEDVKNVVSIVQGKDFVEKLPNQYKTEVTKGGTNFSGGQKQRLSIARTLIKEPEILIFDDSFSALDFITEYNLKNELKNYLKNTTILTISQRVASLMKMDRIIVMDNGKVVGFDSHAALAENCEIYREICESQEICIPGGNYCEV; this is encoded by the coding sequence ATGTTCAAATTTTTTAAACCTTTCATACCTAAAGCTATATTAGCTGCACTCTTCAAAATGGGAGAAGCATTTTGTGACCTGTCTCTTCCTCTGATAATGGCTAAAATAATAGATATAGGTGTTTCCAACAAAGATTTAACATATATTACTAAAATGGGTGGAACTATGGTTGGAATTGCATTAATAGGATATATATGTTCTATCTTTTGCAATTATTTTTCTGTTCATTCAACTCAAAATTTTGGTGCTTCTCTTAGAGATAAAGTATTCACTAAAATACAAAGCTTTAACTTTGTTCATCTTAATAAGTTTACTCAGGCATCTCTTATCACAAGAATGACTAAAGATGTAGATCAAATCATGAATATGTTTCTTATGTGTATAAGAATGGTATTAAGAGGACTTGTAACAGGTATAGGAGCTGTAATTATGGCTGTAACCATCAATCCTGTCCTTGCTATACTTTTTATTTTCATAGTCCCTACCATTGTTGGTACTACTATGTACTATATGAAAAAATCTTTTGGTATATATGCTGAAGTACAAAAAAAACTTGATAATCTTACTCTTGTGATGCGAGAAAACCTTACAGGTATTAGAGTTATTCGAGCTCTTTCAAAAGAAAAAATCGAAGCTGAAAGATTTAAAGAAAAAAATGATGATCTTAAATTAAAAACAATTGAAGCTGATAATCTTATGGCAAGTAAACTTCCATTTATTACTCTTATAATGAATATTGGAGTTGTTGCTGTTCTATGGTTCGGAGGTATCAGAGTAAATTATGGAAAAATGCATTTAGGAGAAGTTGTAGCTTTTATAAATTATCTTAATATGCTTCTCTTCTCCATGAATGCTCTTTCATTTCTTTTCACTTTATATAGCCGAACTGCTATATCTTATAGAAGGGTAAAAGAAGTTCTTTTTGAAAATATAGATAATCTTTCTGAAGAAGAATTTGAAAAAATATTCACAGATACAGTTATTGAATTTAAAAATGTTTCATTCTCTTATGATAATACTGACAATTACATTCTTGAAAATATAAATTTAAAAATAAAAAGAGGTGAAAATATTGGAATAATTGGAGGTATAGGTTCTGGAAAAACTTCTCTTATAGCTCTCATTCCTAAATTTTATGAAGTAACTAAAGGGGAAATTCTTATAGATGGGGTAAATGTCAATAAATACAAAGAAAAAGAATTAAGAAATAAAATTGGAATAGTAATGCAAAAATCATTCCTTTTCTCCCAAAGTATAGAACAAAATATTAAATGGGGAAAAGAAAACGCTTCTGATGAAGATGTCAAAAATGTTGTATCTATAGTTCAAGGAAAGGATTTTGTTGAAAAACTTCCTAATCAATATAAGACTGAAGTAACTAAAGGTGGTACTAATTTTTCTGGTGGACAAAAACAAAGACTTTCTATAGCTAGAACTCTTATCAAAGAACCTGAAATATTGATATTTGATGACAGTTTCAGTGCTTTAGATTTCATTACAGAATATAATCTGAAAAATGAACTTAAAAACTATCTGAAAAATACTACTATTTTAACTATTTCTCAAAGAGTTGCTTCTCTTATGAAAATGGATAGAATAATAGTAATGGATAATGGAAAAGTAGTAGGATTTGATTCTCATGCTGCTTTAGCTGAAAATTGTGAAATTTATAGAGAGATATGTGAGTCGCAAGAAATATGTATACCTGGAGGGAATTATTGTGAAGTATAA
- the cspC gene encoding Cold shock protein CspC: MKGTVKWFNQEKGFGFITGEDGKDIFAHFSQIQKDGFKTLNENEEVTYDVIEGQKGPQAANIKTK; the protein is encoded by the coding sequence ATGAAAGGTACAGTTAAATGGTTTAACCAAGAAAAAGGATTCGGATTTATTACTGGTGAGGATGGAAAAGATATATTCGCTCACTTCTCTCAAATCCAAAAAGATGGATTCAAAACTTTAAATGAAAATGAAGAAGTTACTTATGATGTAATTGAAGGTCAAAAAGGACCTCAAGCAGCTAACATCAAAACTAAATAA